A genomic segment from Pistricoccus aurantiacus encodes:
- a CDS encoding NADP-dependent oxidoreductase gives MKSRYFTIHDHPQGLPDRELFKLEESDLPELQDGEVRIRNTWLSVDPYMRGRMDGVTTYIEPFELGKPLEGAAVGEVIESRDSRFKEGDKVRHMGGWRDIAQLPGNQVESLPDFDVPEQAYLGVLGMPGTTAWVGLNIIAEIKEGDNVLVSAASGAVGSLAVQLAKAKGGTVVGIAGDQKKLDWLESKGIKAVSYKGKDARQLSEDIKNACPEGFDVYYENVGGDCLEAALNNLKVGARIAVCGMISRYNDEGPSAGPSNLAMILIRRARMQGFIVFDHWQHHTDFINEFGPKVAKGEIDYQETVEEGLEKTPDAFLKLFEGGNQGKMLVKL, from the coding sequence ATGAAAAGCCGCTATTTCACCATTCACGACCACCCGCAAGGCCTGCCGGATCGCGAGCTGTTCAAGCTCGAAGAAAGCGACTTGCCTGAACTCCAGGACGGCGAGGTACGCATTCGCAATACCTGGCTTTCCGTGGACCCCTACATGCGTGGGCGCATGGACGGCGTGACCACCTACATCGAGCCCTTCGAACTCGGCAAGCCCTTGGAAGGCGCTGCCGTGGGCGAGGTCATAGAATCCCGGGACTCTCGCTTCAAGGAAGGCGACAAGGTGCGCCACATGGGCGGCTGGCGGGATATCGCCCAGTTGCCCGGCAATCAGGTCGAGTCGCTTCCCGACTTCGACGTGCCGGAACAGGCCTACCTGGGCGTACTCGGCATGCCCGGCACCACTGCCTGGGTGGGGCTCAATATCATCGCCGAGATAAAGGAAGGCGACAACGTGCTGGTCAGCGCCGCCAGCGGCGCGGTGGGCTCTCTCGCGGTGCAGTTGGCCAAGGCCAAGGGCGGCACCGTGGTGGGTATCGCCGGCGACCAGAAGAAACTCGACTGGCTCGAATCCAAGGGGATCAAGGCAGTCAGCTACAAGGGCAAGGACGCCAGGCAATTGAGTGAAGATATCAAGAACGCCTGCCCCGAAGGCTTTGACGTCTACTACGAGAACGTCGGCGGCGACTGCCTGGAAGCGGCGCTGAACAACCTCAAGGTCGGCGCGCGCATCGCCGTCTGCGGCATGATCTCACGCTACAACGACGAAGGCCCCAGCGCCGGCCCTAGCAACCTGGCGATGATCCTGATCCGTCGGGCGCGCATGCAGGGCTTTATCGTCTTCGACCATTGGCAACATCACACCGACTTCATCAACGAGTTCGGCCCCAAGGTCGCCAAAGGCGAGATCGACTATCAGGAAACTGTCGAGGAAGGTTTGGAGAAAACTCCGGATGCCTTCCTGAAGCTTTTCGAAGGCGGCAACCAGGGCAAGATGCTGGTCAAGCTGTAA
- a CDS encoding lipid A deacylase LpxR family protein: MVSQGCFTRRLTYCAFAFFMAMGLTTFALPAEAEVLSLKFENDLLTTGEDGHYTNGVELVWTFEPERTHWSQGFTRALPNALIEQADSVSYHFAHQMYTPNDIDQEALIENDRPYAGLMYGGVNFHDIDRYDSARRATHLNLDIGLVGPATEAEELQKSVHKLTGSDDPQGWDNQLRNEPIINLGLRRQWMNERSLAGLDFEHGPNLVGALGNLYTYAGAGYGLRWGSSLDDSYGIPAIAPSQGGRLYFTSRPGFDWFFFANLEGRFMAYNLLLDGNSFKTSHSVDRKEWVGDIQLGVAVTWDGWQLTYSGVARTKEFSEQNSADEFGSLVLSHAF; this comes from the coding sequence ATGGTATCTCAAGGATGTTTTACCCGCCGTCTCACCTACTGCGCGTTTGCCTTTTTCATGGCGATGGGGCTGACAACCTTTGCATTACCCGCCGAGGCTGAAGTGCTGTCGCTCAAGTTCGAGAACGATCTGCTGACCACCGGCGAGGATGGCCATTATACCAACGGTGTGGAACTGGTCTGGACCTTCGAGCCGGAGCGGACCCATTGGTCGCAAGGATTTACCCGGGCCTTGCCGAATGCGCTCATCGAGCAGGCAGATAGCGTTTCCTATCATTTCGCTCACCAGATGTACACGCCCAACGATATCGATCAGGAAGCCTTGATCGAGAATGATCGGCCCTATGCAGGCCTGATGTACGGCGGCGTCAATTTTCACGATATCGATCGCTACGACAGCGCGCGTCGGGCCACGCATCTCAATCTTGATATCGGCTTGGTCGGCCCCGCCACCGAGGCGGAAGAACTCCAGAAGAGCGTTCACAAACTGACCGGGAGCGATGATCCCCAAGGCTGGGACAATCAGCTAAGAAATGAGCCGATCATCAATCTAGGATTGCGTCGCCAATGGATGAACGAGCGCTCCCTGGCGGGACTCGATTTCGAACATGGTCCTAACCTGGTCGGAGCGCTGGGCAATCTGTATACCTACGCCGGCGCCGGCTATGGCCTGAGGTGGGGCAGCAGCCTCGACGACAGCTACGGTATTCCCGCTATCGCGCCGTCTCAGGGCGGACGCCTATATTTCACATCGCGGCCTGGATTCGACTGGTTTTTCTTTGCTAATCTGGAAGGCCGCTTCATGGCCTATAATCTGCTATTGGACGGCAACAGCTTCAAGACCAGCCATAGCGTGGATCGCAAGGAATGGGTGGGGGATATTCAACTGGGCGTTGCGGTAACCTGGGATGGCTGGCAGCTCACCTACAGCGGCGTGGCTCGTACCAAAGAATTCAGCGAGCAGAATAGCGCCGATGAGTTTGGCTCCTTGGTGCTGTCCCACGCTTTCTAG
- a CDS encoding NGG1p interacting factor NIF3 — protein sequence MYKLAFFVPLENAESVKQAVFDSGAGRIGNYEACCFQTRGQGQFRPLPGAEPHIGSIEELEYVEELKVELVCTEDHIESAVAALRLAHPYEEPAYEVWKLEDI from the coding sequence ATGTACAAGCTCGCTTTTTTCGTCCCCTTGGAGAATGCGGAGAGCGTCAAGCAGGCGGTGTTCGATAGCGGCGCTGGACGCATCGGCAATTACGAAGCCTGCTGTTTCCAGACCCGAGGCCAAGGCCAGTTTCGACCGCTGCCCGGCGCGGAACCGCATATCGGCAGCATCGAAGAACTGGAGTACGTGGAAGAACTCAAGGTGGAACTGGTCTGTACGGAAGATCACATCGAATCCGCGGTGGCGGCGCTGCGTCTGGCGCATCCTTATGAAGAGCCGGCCTACGAAGTCTGGAAGTTAGAGGATATTTGA
- a CDS encoding undecaprenyl diphosphate synthase family protein, translated as MTKRSLPKHVGFIPDGNRRWATQRGLAKQEGYRFGIEPGLALFELCKKLGIPEVSVYGFTQDNTKRASPQIQAFRSACVEFALEIARRGAALLVVGKYGSSQLPDELRPFQTRQGEGIKVNFLANYHWEWDLAGLAEGRIRSQEVSQLDLIVRWGGGRRLSGFLPVQSVYADFYVVEDYWPDFKPEHLDQALAWFKNQDQTLGG; from the coding sequence ATGACAAAACGGTCACTACCCAAACATGTAGGATTTATTCCCGATGGCAATCGACGCTGGGCGACTCAGCGTGGGCTTGCCAAGCAAGAAGGGTATCGATTTGGTATCGAGCCGGGCCTGGCCCTGTTCGAGCTTTGCAAGAAGCTGGGAATTCCCGAAGTCTCCGTGTATGGCTTTACCCAGGACAACACCAAAAGAGCCTCACCGCAGATTCAGGCGTTCCGCTCCGCCTGCGTGGAATTCGCCTTGGAGATCGCACGCCGTGGCGCGGCGCTGCTGGTGGTAGGTAAATACGGCTCGTCTCAACTGCCGGATGAGCTGAGGCCTTTCCAGACTCGGCAAGGTGAAGGCATCAAGGTGAATTTCCTGGCCAACTACCACTGGGAATGGGATCTGGCCGGGCTCGCCGAAGGCCGAATCCGCTCGCAGGAGGTTTCCCAACTGGACCTGATCGTACGCTGGGGAGGCGGAAGACGCCTCAGCGGTTTTTTGCCGGTGCAATCGGTGTACGCGGATTTCTATGTCGTGGAAGATTACTGGCCGGATTTCAAACCGGAACATCTCGATCAGGCGCTAGCCTGGTTCAAGAATCAGGATCAGACGCTGGGGGGATGA
- a CDS encoding NUDIX hydrolase, with translation MNFCSQCGHQVRFAIPEGDDRPRYLCDACGAIHYQNPRIVAGTLPISGSRVLLCKRAISPRKGYWTLPAGYMENGETTGEAALRETWEEACARVDIFDLYTMINLPHINQVYMIFRAELRGGFDIGPESLEVALFEEQEIPWDELAFPTIERTLWHYYADRHAGHFPLHISDIGKADRERYFGSA, from the coding sequence ATGAACTTCTGTAGCCAGTGCGGTCATCAGGTACGTTTCGCGATTCCCGAAGGCGATGATCGGCCGCGCTATCTGTGCGATGCCTGTGGCGCCATTCATTATCAAAACCCGCGTATCGTGGCCGGCACCTTACCGATCAGCGGCAGCCGCGTGCTGCTTTGCAAGCGGGCGATATCGCCGCGCAAGGGCTACTGGACGCTTCCGGCGGGCTATATGGAGAACGGTGAAACCACCGGTGAAGCAGCGCTGCGGGAAACCTGGGAAGAAGCCTGCGCCCGGGTGGATATCTTCGATCTCTATACCATGATCAACCTGCCCCATATCAATCAGGTCTACATGATCTTTCGCGCGGAGCTCCGGGGCGGCTTCGATATCGGCCCGGAAAGTCTCGAAGTGGCGCTGTTCGAGGAACAGGAAATCCCCTGGGACGAACTGGCCTTTCCCACCATCGAACGCACTTTGTGGCATTACTACGCGGATCGGCACGCGGGGCATTTTCCACTGCATATCAGCGATATTGGAAAAGCGGACAGGGAGCGTTACTTTGGAAGCGCCTAG
- a CDS encoding SGNH/GDSL hydrolase family protein — protein sequence MKKRIILFYLVGIHLFLVVVLLKSNFIERVESKLGLDADKPEITEFFHTMLAYHLRMDGNIPEKSVIFIGDSITQGLAVSAVASLSVNYGIGGDTTVGVLKRIQDYTSISKARTVVISIGINDMKYRKNDEIFANIKSIVEKIPQQIPLVFSAVLPIDEELKGSERRGWNATRIKELNSRVKTWIEPLNNRFFVDAGSSLIDENGNLSDEFHIGDGIHLNSMGNAIWIGLLQGSLEDIQRDVASGMASR from the coding sequence ATGAAAAAGCGCATTATACTGTTTTACTTGGTTGGTATTCACTTGTTTTTAGTCGTCGTGTTGTTGAAAAGTAACTTTATCGAGCGCGTCGAAAGCAAGCTCGGCCTTGATGCCGATAAACCCGAAATCACGGAATTCTTTCATACGATGCTTGCCTATCATCTTCGTATGGATGGAAACATACCCGAAAAATCTGTTATTTTTATTGGTGACAGTATTACCCAGGGATTGGCTGTCAGTGCCGTGGCGAGTCTATCGGTGAATTATGGTATAGGTGGTGATACAACAGTTGGTGTCTTGAAACGAATTCAAGATTATACCTCGATAAGCAAGGCAAGAACTGTCGTCATATCTATCGGCATCAATGATATGAAATATCGAAAAAACGATGAAATATTTGCTAATATAAAGTCCATAGTGGAGAAAATACCTCAGCAGATTCCGCTTGTTTTTAGTGCTGTGCTGCCTATCGATGAAGAGTTGAAAGGGAGTGAAAGACGAGGATGGAATGCAACCAGAATAAAAGAATTGAATTCTAGAGTAAAAACATGGATTGAACCGTTAAATAATCGGTTTTTTGTTGATGCAGGATCGAGTTTGATCGATGAAAATGGAAATCTTTCGGATGAATTTCATATCGGCGATGGCATACATCTGAACTCGATGGGTAATGCCATCTGGATCGGGTTGCTTCAAGGAAGCCTGGAAGATATTCAACGGGATGTGGCATCCGGTATGGCTTCTCGTTAG
- a CDS encoding DMT family transporter, which translates to MTSISTAFVVLAALFWGLSGGIGGILMADGWNPLVVSFYRGAIGLLFVLAWLALRPQGSGLANGRMWFWAAVAGVGVAGNFAFYFVSIAQGSVAVAATLMYCAPVFVYLVSFTLKLERPTLLKWAAIAMVMLGIVLLTRIYATGSGGVTLMGAVAGLLSGLSYAVFIFGFKYAAPHGSPQAILVIAFAVLATILISLSDTDQALAVLGTPSWPLFVILGVFGAGLSFILYIVGLNHTAPAVASIVAMVEPVTASLFGVVVLGESLAAVQIVGMGLILVTVTILSVASKS; encoded by the coding sequence ATGACGAGTATAAGTACGGCGTTCGTGGTGTTGGCGGCGTTATTCTGGGGGCTCTCCGGCGGGATCGGCGGAATCCTCATGGCGGATGGCTGGAACCCGCTCGTGGTGTCGTTCTACCGGGGCGCGATCGGGCTGCTGTTCGTTCTCGCGTGGCTGGCGCTGCGTCCCCAGGGCAGCGGACTGGCCAATGGCCGAATGTGGTTCTGGGCGGCGGTAGCGGGTGTCGGCGTGGCGGGCAACTTCGCCTTCTATTTCGTGAGCATTGCGCAGGGGAGTGTCGCGGTTGCCGCAACGCTGATGTATTGCGCGCCGGTATTCGTCTATCTCGTGTCCTTCACTCTCAAGCTCGAAAGGCCAACCTTGCTCAAATGGGCCGCGATCGCGATGGTCATGCTCGGCATCGTGCTGCTGACGCGTATCTACGCGACCGGGTCCGGCGGCGTCACGCTGATGGGGGCAGTCGCCGGGCTGCTTTCCGGATTGTCCTATGCGGTATTCATCTTCGGCTTCAAGTATGCGGCACCGCACGGCAGCCCACAGGCGATCCTCGTGATAGCGTTCGCGGTGCTCGCCACCATACTGATCAGTCTGAGTGATACCGATCAGGCCCTGGCCGTGCTCGGCACGCCGAGTTGGCCGCTGTTCGTGATACTGGGGGTGTTTGGCGCGGGGTTGTCGTTCATTCTCTATATTGTCGGCCTCAATCATACCGCGCCGGCCGTGGCCTCGATCGTGGCGATGGTCGAGCCGGTCACGGCCTCGCTGTTCGGCGTCGTGGTGCTAGGCGAGAGCCTGGCCGCTGTACAGATTGTCGGCATGGGGCTGATTCTAGTAACAGTTACCATCTTGAGCGTAGCTTCGAAAAGCTGA
- a CDS encoding murein L,D-transpeptidase catalytic domain family protein yields MAIKFLSRWLSGAFFGVMLLGILPAQANDNFLAQVYKPGTLHKMAMDQTLIRLAPGANPQVLRLAARALSCADPDADRLAVIDFSLPSTEPRLWVFDLQRRKLLFKELVSHGQGSGNAMAETFSNVPDSHQSSIGLFRTLNSYQGSNGYSLRLEGLEPGVNDLAYRRAIVIHGADYVSEAFIEQTGRLGRSHGCPAVRQEIAAPLIDSIKEDQYLFTYYPDPQWLASSDFFHCERDEGQLALK; encoded by the coding sequence ATGGCGATAAAATTCTTGAGCCGGTGGCTTTCCGGCGCGTTTTTCGGCGTCATGTTACTGGGCATCCTGCCCGCCCAGGCAAACGATAACTTCCTGGCTCAAGTCTATAAGCCCGGTACGCTACACAAGATGGCGATGGATCAAACGCTGATTCGGCTGGCGCCCGGCGCCAATCCTCAGGTCTTGCGTCTGGCGGCCCGCGCCCTCTCCTGCGCCGACCCGGACGCAGATCGCCTGGCGGTGATCGATTTTTCGCTACCTTCCACCGAGCCCCGCCTCTGGGTCTTCGATCTGCAGCGCCGGAAGCTGCTGTTCAAGGAACTGGTTTCTCATGGTCAAGGCTCCGGCAATGCCATGGCCGAGACCTTCTCCAACGTCCCGGATAGCCATCAGTCCAGCATCGGGTTGTTTCGCACTTTGAACAGCTATCAGGGTAGCAACGGCTATTCCCTGCGCCTGGAGGGACTTGAGCCCGGTGTCAACGATCTGGCCTACCGGCGCGCCATCGTCATCCACGGCGCCGACTATGTCAGCGAGGCTTTTATCGAGCAGACCGGGCGTCTCGGACGCAGCCACGGCTGCCCGGCGGTACGACAAGAGATCGCCGCACCGCTGATCGACAGCATCAAGGAAGATCAGTATCTCTTTACCTACTACCCGGATCCGCAGTGGCTGGCGAGTTCGGACTTCTTTCACTGTGAACGGGACGAGGGGCAACTGGCGCTGAAATAA
- a CDS encoding YnfA family protein → MPELKTVGLFLITALAEIVGCYLPYLWLREGKTIWLLVPGALSLALFAWLLSLHPTAAGRVYAAYGGVYIFMAIMWLWAVDGIRPTAWDVVGSLVALLGMGIIMFAPRAT, encoded by the coding sequence TTGCCTGAATTGAAGACAGTGGGTCTGTTCTTGATCACCGCCTTGGCGGAAATCGTCGGGTGCTACTTGCCGTATCTCTGGCTTCGGGAAGGCAAGACAATCTGGCTTTTGGTGCCTGGTGCACTCAGCCTGGCTCTGTTCGCCTGGTTATTGTCGCTGCACCCTACCGCCGCGGGCCGAGTCTATGCTGCCTATGGCGGTGTATATATTTTCATGGCAATCATGTGGCTATGGGCGGTGGACGGAATCCGCCCGACGGCCTGGGATGTAGTTGGCTCACTGGTGGCGCTTCTGGGCATGGGGATCATCATGTTTGCGCCGCGCGCCACATGA
- a CDS encoding alkene reductase, whose translation MAYETLLTPVRFGDLTLPNRILMAPLTRARTPDSIPGELQQAYYGQRAGAGLIVSEATNISPTACGYVYTPGIWTDAQEAGWKRVVEAVHARGGRMALQLWHVGRVSHEMVQPDGQPPVAPSALKGEGAQCFVEFEDGSAGRHETSTPRALETDEVAGIVEDYRLAAIRAKRAGFDMVEVHAANAYLLNQFLATGSNQRTDRYGGSLENRARFPLEVMDAVAEVFGPQRTGIRMSPFIEIFGLTDDEPEEMAFYMADQLSKRGIAYLHINEPDWAGGDIKLTDDFRRALRDRFKGSLIFCGHYDAARAKRIIDDGIADAVAIGRSYIANPDLVERFRLGAPLNEPNPDTFYGGKEEGYTDYPFLDNGYDKLAR comes from the coding sequence ATGGCTTACGAAACCTTATTGACTCCGGTTCGTTTCGGCGACCTGACGCTACCCAATCGCATCCTGATGGCGCCGCTGACTCGGGCCCGCACCCCGGACAGCATTCCCGGCGAGCTGCAGCAGGCTTACTACGGCCAGCGCGCCGGCGCCGGGTTGATCGTCAGCGAAGCGACCAACATCTCCCCTACCGCCTGCGGCTATGTCTATACCCCGGGCATCTGGACCGATGCTCAGGAAGCCGGCTGGAAGCGTGTGGTGGAGGCCGTTCACGCCAGGGGCGGGCGCATGGCGCTGCAGCTCTGGCACGTGGGGCGAGTTTCTCATGAAATGGTGCAGCCGGATGGTCAACCGCCGGTGGCCCCCAGCGCCTTGAAGGGCGAAGGCGCCCAGTGCTTCGTCGAGTTCGAGGATGGTAGCGCTGGCCGTCATGAAACCAGCACGCCTCGCGCCCTGGAAACCGATGAGGTTGCCGGCATCGTCGAGGACTATCGCCTGGCGGCGATTCGCGCCAAGCGCGCCGGGTTCGACATGGTTGAAGTACACGCCGCCAACGCCTATCTGCTCAATCAGTTCCTGGCCACCGGCAGCAACCAGCGTACCGATCGATACGGCGGCTCACTGGAGAATCGCGCACGTTTTCCGCTGGAGGTGATGGATGCGGTGGCGGAGGTCTTCGGTCCGCAGCGAACCGGCATCCGCATGTCGCCCTTTATCGAAATTTTCGGCCTGACGGACGACGAGCCAGAGGAAATGGCTTTCTACATGGCGGACCAGCTCTCCAAGCGCGGCATCGCTTATCTGCATATCAACGAGCCGGACTGGGCCGGCGGCGATATCAAGCTGACCGACGATTTCCGCCGCGCCCTGCGCGATCGCTTCAAGGGCAGCCTGATCTTCTGCGGCCACTACGACGCGGCGCGGGCGAAGCGCATCATCGATGATGGCATCGCCGACGCGGTGGCCATCGGACGTTCCTACATCGCCAACCCGGATCTGGTGGAGCGCTTCCGCCTCGGCGCCCCGCTCAACGAACCAAATCCGGATACGTTTTATGGCGGCAAGGAAGAAGGCTATACGGACTATCCGTTCCTGGATAACGGCTATGACAAGTTGGCAAGATGA
- a CDS encoding CoA pyrophosphatase produces the protein MLEQLHDRLKRHVPRRIELDLPQAAVLLLIVTRPNPTLLFTLRAGHMKQHAGQVAFPGGKREPSDESLLATALREAKEEVALPPERVKLLGRLSDVLSLYGLRVTPFVGVIPPDLPLVPELGELETIFEAPLEIFLEDRRSHTDIITVEEKRLYVPSYRVDRHVVWGLSAMMLVELLAKGFDRSISLDTPPARGPFRHYPAQRRLRP, from the coding sequence ATGCTAGAGCAACTTCACGACCGCTTGAAGCGCCATGTGCCCCGACGTATCGAGCTCGATTTACCCCAGGCCGCCGTACTGCTGCTTATCGTTACCCGCCCCAATCCGACGCTGCTGTTCACCTTGCGCGCCGGTCACATGAAGCAGCACGCTGGCCAGGTCGCCTTTCCCGGCGGCAAGCGCGAGCCGTCGGACGAAAGCCTTCTGGCCACGGCGCTACGTGAAGCCAAGGAAGAAGTCGCCCTCCCGCCGGAGCGTGTCAAACTGCTGGGACGCCTGAGCGACGTTCTCTCGCTGTATGGCCTGCGGGTCACGCCCTTTGTCGGGGTGATTCCGCCAGATCTGCCGCTGGTGCCGGAGTTGGGCGAGTTGGAAACGATCTTCGAAGCGCCGCTGGAAATCTTTCTCGAGGATCGCCGCAGTCACACGGACATTATCACCGTAGAGGAAAAGCGCCTATATGTGCCGAGTTATCGCGTCGACCGTCACGTGGTCTGGGGGCTGTCCGCGATGATGCTGGTGGAGCTTCTGGCGAAAGGCTTCGACCGGTCCATCAGCCTGGACACGCCGCCTGCGCGTGGGCCTTTTCGGCATTATCCGGCGCAGCGGAGACTGCGCCCATGA
- a CDS encoding L,D-transpeptidase family protein — protein MPLAKGLKTLILSLMLFLPSWGFANERDSAVADALAAQLLGEEIILQNFYAARQGRPAWQEIDTVAGFAAALSGLEADGLNSQDYWPDALVAGYRKLYSMESTPADGASFDLQISRILLAALHHLQRGKVDPYSVDPSWEVPIDAPSLDLAAISQAVDAQRFEQAFTLARPSAAPYERLRAGLARYRHIERQGGWPMLPARQQSLRPGDVHDDVLLLRERLAIIGELEVMAADLFTDTEPEVLDPRRYDDPLAGAVRRFQKRHLLETDGIIGPQTRAALNVPVAERIDQIRVNLERARWLLHGLPDSFVLVDIAGYRVSYFRPDGEIWRSRIVVGQPYRRTPSLRSAITHLTVNPTWTVPPTIRREDILPRVRRDPGYLARRNMSVLSPSGRRLDPWQIDWWNPGNVILRQGPGPNNALGQVVLRFPNNHLVYLHDTPSQGLFAREQRAFSSGCIRVQGILELAQLLFDDTGTPARIASLIARGKTRNISLARPVPVILHYWTVQAGQDGELVFRPDIYQRDAALLAALDRPLAW, from the coding sequence ATGCCTTTAGCAAAAGGGTTAAAGACGCTAATTCTTTCGCTCATGCTTTTCCTGCCATCCTGGGGTTTTGCCAATGAGAGGGATTCCGCTGTAGCTGACGCTCTGGCCGCACAGTTGCTCGGAGAAGAAATCATACTGCAGAATTTCTATGCCGCCCGGCAAGGCCGTCCTGCCTGGCAAGAGATCGATACCGTTGCCGGCTTCGCCGCAGCCCTGAGTGGCCTGGAGGCGGATGGATTGAACTCACAGGACTACTGGCCGGATGCCTTGGTAGCGGGGTATCGCAAGCTGTACTCCATGGAAAGCACGCCAGCGGATGGGGCCAGTTTCGATCTACAGATCAGCCGTATCCTGCTGGCTGCGCTTCATCATCTGCAGCGCGGCAAGGTGGACCCCTATAGCGTCGATCCAAGCTGGGAAGTGCCCATCGACGCCCCATCTCTGGATCTTGCGGCGATCTCCCAGGCGGTGGACGCCCAGCGCTTCGAACAGGCCTTCACGCTTGCACGGCCTTCCGCGGCCCCCTATGAACGCCTGCGCGCCGGTCTGGCCCGCTATCGTCATATCGAGCGGCAGGGCGGCTGGCCGATGCTGCCGGCTCGACAACAATCGTTGCGGCCCGGAGACGTTCATGATGATGTGCTGCTGCTGCGGGAGCGACTGGCGATCATTGGTGAGCTGGAAGTCATGGCGGCGGACCTGTTTACCGACACCGAGCCGGAGGTCCTGGACCCACGCCGCTACGATGACCCTCTGGCGGGAGCCGTACGTCGTTTTCAGAAACGCCATCTGCTGGAAACGGACGGCATCATCGGCCCCCAGACCCGAGCGGCCCTCAATGTTCCTGTGGCCGAGCGCATCGACCAGATACGAGTCAATCTGGAGCGCGCTCGCTGGCTGCTTCACGGCCTGCCGGACTCTTTCGTGCTGGTGGACATTGCCGGTTACCGGGTCAGCTACTTTCGCCCCGATGGCGAAATCTGGCGTTCGCGCATCGTGGTGGGCCAGCCTTATCGGCGCACTCCCTCGCTGCGCTCGGCGATTACCCATCTGACCGTCAACCCGACCTGGACGGTGCCGCCCACCATCCGCCGCGAGGACATTCTGCCCAGGGTACGCCGCGATCCGGGTTACCTGGCCCGACGCAACATGAGCGTGCTGAGTCCCTCGGGACGGCGGCTGGATCCGTGGCAGATCGACTGGTGGAATCCGGGCAACGTCATCCTGCGCCAGGGACCCGGCCCGAACAACGCCCTGGGGCAAGTCGTGCTGCGTTTTCCCAACAATCATCTGGTTTATCTGCATGACACACCATCTCAAGGGCTGTTCGCCCGAGAGCAGCGCGCCTTCAGCTCCGGCTGCATCCGCGTGCAGGGCATACTCGAACTGGCCCAACTCCTTTTCGACGATACCGGCACCCCGGCCCGGATAGCCTCACTGATTGCTAGAGGAAAGACCCGCAATATCTCTCTGGCGCGTCCCGTGCCGGTGATTCTGCACTATTGGACGGTACAGGCCGGGCAAGACGGCGAGTTGGTATTTCGCCCGGATATCTATCAGCGCGACGCTGCCCTGCTCGCGGCACTCGATCGACCGCTGGCGTGGTAG
- a CDS encoding 2OG-Fe(II) oxygenase — MNDAASVFDRQAMARLVDHLVKDGWFVGENFLNLELCQALRTEVETLACKDALDAAGIGRGRQHSLRRDIRGDNIHWLDHGSQAQRRYLSAMAALQHQLNTELYLGLFEFEAHFAHYPPGAFYKAHLDSFEGRSNRIISTVTYLNSHWRPGDGGEMLIFDPNTQQEIARIPPKSGTFTCFLSEKILHEVLPTQQPRASIAGWFRRNASLGGLVDPPR, encoded by the coding sequence ATGAACGATGCGGCCTCGGTATTCGATCGGCAGGCCATGGCCCGACTAGTGGATCATCTGGTGAAAGACGGCTGGTTCGTCGGCGAGAACTTTCTCAATCTCGAACTTTGTCAGGCACTACGCACGGAAGTCGAAACTCTGGCTTGCAAAGACGCCCTCGATGCCGCCGGCATCGGTCGCGGCCGACAGCATAGCCTACGCCGAGATATTCGCGGCGACAACATCCACTGGCTCGATCACGGCAGCCAGGCACAACGTCGCTATCTTTCAGCCATGGCGGCGTTACAGCATCAACTCAATACGGAGCTTTATCTGGGCCTATTCGAATTCGAAGCACATTTCGCCCATTATCCACCCGGTGCTTTCTACAAGGCTCATCTGGACAGCTTCGAGGGCCGCAGCAATCGGATAATCTCGACGGTAACCTATCTCAATTCTCACTGGCGGCCAGGGGACGGCGGCGAAATGCTGATTTTCGATCCGAACACCCAGCAAGAAATCGCTCGAATTCCTCCCAAGAGCGGTACTTTCACGTGCTTTCTATCGGAAAAAATACTTCACGAAGTATTGCCGACCCAGCAGCCCCGCGCCAGCATCGCCGGCTGGTTTCGGCGCAACGCCTCACTCGGCGGACTGGTCGATCCGCCGCGCTGA